A segment of the Symmachiella macrocystis genome:
GCACATCCCCAGGAAGAAGGAGAGTGCCAAGTTTTCGGTAAATGCCGACCTCAGTAAAAGGCTAATATAGTCCATCGCGGATCTACGCCTCCTCGTTCTGGCTGGGATCCCAAGTCCGGACCGCCCAAATAAATAACCCGATTAAAAAGAACGCGCTGGGGGACAATAGCATCAAGCCATTGGCTGGATACCAGCCCCCGTCGGTCGTCTTCGCCAAAATCGTATACCCGAACAACGAACCGGAGCCGAACAACTCGCGAAATGCGCCGACGAATAGGAGGATCACGCTGTACCCAAGACCATTCCCGACCCCGTCCAGAAAACTGGTCCAGGGCGTATGGCTCATGGCAAACCCCTCCGCACGCCCCATCACGATGCAATTCGTGATGATCAGCCCCACGAAAACCGAAAGGGCTTTGCTTGTGCCGTAAGCATAGGCCTGCAAAAACTGATCCACGACGATCACCAACGAAGCAATGATCGTCATCTGCACGATAATGCGAATGGCTGAAGGGATATAGTTGCGGATCATGCTCACGGCGGTGTTGGAGCAGGCGGTAACGAAAATCACTGCCAAGCACATCGTGACTGTGGTTTTGAGATTCGTCGTGACCGCTAGTGCCGAACAAATCCCCAGGACCAATTTACCGATTGGATTTTTCTTAAACAGCGGATCGAACAGGATGTCTTTGGTTTTACTTGCCATCGTTTCCTCCGCCCGACTTCATTTTTTCGAGGTACGGTCCAAACCCATCGGGACCCAGCCAGTAGTCAATCAGATTTGTCACACCCCGTGAGGTGATTGTAGCCCCCGACAAGCCGTCGATTTGGAAGGCGGCTTCGGGACTGCTGGGATCAACCGTTCCTTTGATTAGGTGCAGCGCGATATGCCCATCATCGTCGTAGGCCAGCTTGCCTTCCCATTGTTCTTTCCACTTGGGATTGTCGACTTCGCCTCCCAGTCCGGGGGTTTCTCCATGTTGATAAAACCCCAGTCCCTGGACTGTCCGCAAATCACCTTCAAACGCCAAAAACCCATACATCGTCGACCACAAACCCTTGGTATAGACCGGCAAAATTAGCGTTTTCAGTTTGCCATCTTGATTCAACAAATAGACGGCCGACAGCTTTTCCCGTCGTTTCAGACTCGCGACATCTTCTTCGGGAGGGATGGGAACGCTTTGCTCCGGGTCGTCAGCCGCATCGCGTTGGTCGAATGAATCGACGTCAATATCAGTGACATATTCCCCGGTTTCGAGGTTCACAATTTTGGTTTCGATTTGCTTGAAAAGCTCGTCGATTTTTGCGCCGTCACTGGCCTCATCAGCACCAAGCAATCCGGCAACACGGAGAATATTGGATTTGCGGTCCAATTCTTTATTGCGTTCTTGTCGCGGCTGCAAAATGACGGCGGCCGTGGAGACGATCGCCGAACAGACGACGCACAACACCGTAGCAACCAAAAACGTAAACACGAATGAGTTACGCTGCATGGCGGAGAGCCCTCCTTTTGATCGTCAGTTGAACGACGCAAAAGTCGATCAACGGTGCGAACACGTTGCCGAACAAAATCGCCAGCATGATGCCCTCGGGAAAGGCGGGATTGAGCACGCGAATCAAGATGGTCATAAATCCAATCAGTGCGCCGTAGAAGTATTTGCCCATTTCGGTCATGGATGCCGAAACCGGATCGGTTGCCATAAAGACCAGTCCAAACGCCAGCCCGCCGACAACGAGATGCCAATGCGGCGGCATGGTGAGCATTTTGTTGGTGGGATCCTCACCAGCGAACGCCCAGAGCAATGCCGAAAATACCAGCGAGCTGACCAGCACGCTGACCATGATTCGCCAGGAACCGACACCGGTGGCAATCAAAATCGCCGCCCCGATCAGACAGCACAATACAGAGGTTTCCCCCATCGAGCCTTGCATCGTCCCCAAAAATGCGGACGACCAAGAAACATTCAAAGCTTGCATGCCGTCAGTCTGCACGACCCCCAACGGGGTCGCCCCGCTGAAACCATCAACGGCCGTCCAAATCGTACTGCCGGTCATATCGGTGGCATAAGCGAAGTACAAAAATGCCCGAGCGGCTAAAGCGGGATTCAAAAAGTTCTTGCCCGTGCCGCCAAAAACTTCTTTGGCGAATATCACAGCAAAGGTAATCCCCACCGCGACTTGCCACAGCGGAATCGTGGGAGGCAACGTCAATGGAAACAAAATGCCGGTAACCAGAAAGCCTTCGTTGATTTCATGCTTACGAATCGTGGCAAACAGCATTTCCCAAAAGCCGCCCACCGCGAAACAAACGATGAGCACCGGGAGAAAATAGAGCGCGCCATGCACAAAGTCGGCAACGATATTCTCCGGGTGATAACCAACGCCCAGGGCGTCGATCACGCTGCCCCGCCAACCAGCCGTGGACTCGATGCCCTGGTCCATCATGTAGGCATTGGCTTGATAGCCGGTGTTGTACATGGCCATCAGCATGCAGGGCACCAACGCAAATGCGACCGTGCCAAGCATACGCTTTAGGTCCATGCCGTCACGAACATGCGTTCGCCCGTGCGTGATTTCGCCCGGCGTATACAAAAACGTGTCCGCTGCTTCATAGAGCGGAAACCATTTTTCAAATTTGCCCCCTTTGTCAAACAGGGGATGCAAACGATCTAGAAAACGTCGCAAGGGCTTCATCTGTTATCCGAATTTCTCGATCTGTGTCAGGTTTTCACGCAGGATCGGCCCATAGTCATATTTGCCAGGACAGACAAACGTGCACAAGGCGACGTCTTCTTCATCCAACTCCAAACAACCCAGAGCTTGCGCCTGATCGGTATCACCGACGATCAAGGCCCGTAGCAAAAAGGTTGGCTCCGTATCGAGCGGCAACACTTCCTCATACATGCCAATTGGGATCATGGCCCGTTTGCTGCCTTCGGTGGACGTGCTAAATGCGAACTTCTTCGACCGGTCCATGGCTGAAGCGAACACATTCTTAATACTAAACTTGTCAAACCCCGGTTTTTGCCAGCCCAGAAATTCGCGCTGGTTGCCTTCTGGCAGCGCCGAGACTTGCAGGTGAAATCGCCCCAAATAGTCAAACGGCTCCTGCGCCGCACGGCCATTGAGCACCGAACCGGAAATCACACGATTTTCGCCGTCCACCAACTCGCCCGCTGTCAAATCCGTAAGATTGGCGCCCAATCGCGTTCGCAACAACCGCGGCTGCTTGACCGCCGGGCCGGCCAGTGAAATCACTCGTTCCAGCGGCAAACGGCCGGTCACAAACAACTTGCCAATGGCAGCCACATCCTGATAGCCCAGATGCCACACCGTTTTCTGTGGGTTGACCGGATCGAGCATGTGAATGTGCGTGCCGACGAGGCCAGCCGGATGCGGCCCGCGGAATTCCGTGACTTCGACGCCGCTCACGCCGTCGGTCGGAATTGCTGATCCGGGGGACTTGCTTAAAAAGACCTTGCCGTCGGTCAGTTTTTCCACCAGTGCCAGACCGTGACGAAAATCTCCTTCTTGACCCTGCAGGGCCACAACGGGATCTGCGGCCAAAGGATTCGTATCCATGGCGTTGACGAAAATCGCGTGCGGAACCGATTGTGGCGAAGGGACCTTGCTATAAGGCCGTGTTCGCAATGCCGTCCACAGGCCCGAAGCCAGCAGGTTTTCGATCACTTTTTCGCGGCTCAGCCCAGCGATATCACCATCGCTGTAGGAGGCGAATTCCACATGGTCGTCGCCGGAGAGTTCGATCACCAGCGATTGAAAGACCCGTTTTTCACCTCGATTGAGGGCGACAACTTTTCCGCAACCTGGGGACGTGTATTGCACACCCTCGGTTTTTTTATCGGAGAACAGGACCTGCCCGACCTTCACTGAGTCGCCTTCTTCAACGTGCATCGTTGGCTTCATACCAACGTAGTCATCGCCGATCAGTGCCACAGATCGCACCACTGGACCGGATTGCACTTCCTGCACGGGATCACCGGAAATCGGAAGGTTCAGGCCCTTCTTAATTCTGATCATCTCAACCGAGCAATTCTATATGGAGAGTAAGGAGCGTGAGTAAATACAAAAAACGCGGCGATTGCCCGGCAACCGTTAAGAAAACCTGTGAACGCGAGAGTCCGCAGTCACTGGCGATCGGAGTGGGCTGTTGCGGATTCGGGACGATTGCCGCCGCGAAACATAGCCTGCCGGGCTATTTTTAACGCATGCATGCCAGCCGTCAATCGTCACAACCAAGTTCCCGACCCGCGATGCATTCTAGCCCTCCCCCAATGCTGTTTTCCAGCAGCCCTGAAAGGGAATACCGACCTTTCCCAGAATTGAGAAATAACAGGCTGCTAAAAGGAGCGTGTTGGGAGTTACCGCCAAGGCTGGGAGGGTTTGCAAACAGAATATACAGAACGCCGCCCCACAAACTTCATCGCGCAGCGACCAACGGGAGCGGCTCACCCAACTCCGAGCGGAAGCTCGCACCTAGCGGCCGTGCCGCTGAAGCTTTTGCAGACGTTTGCCACCCACCTCGGCGACATAAAGATTCCCTGCCTGATCGATGGCGATTTGATGGCCGATGCCGAACTCCAGCGGGCCGCTGCCTTCCTGGCCCCACGACTTAACCACGCTGCCCGATTTGTCGAGTTGATGAACCTTGTCTCCGCTACAGGCAAACAGCACACCATATGTATTCAGCGCCACGCCGAAGGCCGTCTTCACAGGATAGGCTTTGAGGAATTTTCCGTTTCCATCAAAAACCTGCAGGCGATTGTTGTCGCGATCGGCGACGATCACCTGACCATCGGAATCGACGACCACTTGGTGCGGAGCATGGAACTGCCCCGGTTGTTCGCCCGCTTGGCCCCACGTTGCCAGAAATTTTCCCTCAGGGGAGAACTTCACCATCCGGCTGTTCCCGTAACCGTCTGCGACGTAGATCTCGCCCTGCGGGCCGATGGCGACGTCGGTCGGTTGATCGAATTGTGGCGGATCGCTGCCGGTACCCGGTTTGTCGATTTGCCCCAGGGCGAATAGTAGTTTGCCGTCGCCGTTGAATTTGTAAACCATATGATGCTCGGTGCAGGTCACCCACACGTGCCCTTGTTGATCGACTTTTAAGCCATGCCCGGTGGCCACGTAATCGTCGCCGAACGCGCGCAGAAACTTGCCGGATTTGTCGAAACTCAACACCGGTCGCTTGCCGCGATGCAGCAAAAAGATGCGGCCTTGTTTGTCGACACCGACGCCAGAACATTTGCCCAGTTCGATATCGTCGGGAACTTCAATCGCATCCAACACGGCGGTGAAATCAATTTGCGGTTCGTCAGCAACAGTCTGCGAGGAGATACAGGCAAAAATGGCAAACGCCGCAGCCGCTTTGAGGGTTGATCGGTAGAGATTCACGACAGCCATGCTCCTAAGCGGAATGAGAGAGGTCAATCTGTCGCCAGCCTACCACGAACGGCCAGAATCGGACAACCAGCCGCATTGATTCCCGTAGCACGGCGCAGGACAATGGATGCTTGATCCGTTGTATTACTTAACAAGACCACACATGACTGCCACTCCGATTTATCTGGACAACCATGCCACCACGCGCGTCGACCCCCGCGTGCTGGATGCGATGTTGCCGTATTTTTCCGAAATTTACGGAAACGCCGCCAGCATCAGCCATCGTTTTGGTTGGGATGCCGGTGACGCCGTTGAAGCGGCGCGGGGCAAGATTGCCGAGCTGTTCCATACTGACGCGCGGAACGTGATTTTCACCAGCGGCGCCACCGAAGCGAACAACCTCGCTTTGAAAGGGGTCCTGCACGCTGCTGTGCCAGGAAGCCATTTGATCACCGCCGCCGCTGAACACAAAGCGGTGCTCGATCCGGCCAAACGCCTCTCTCGTAGCGGCTACGAAGTGACGGTACTACCCGTCGATCAACATGGCATGGTCGATCCGCAACAGATCGCCGAGTCTCTGCGCCCCAACACGGTGCTTGTTTCGATCATGTCAGCCAATAACGAAGTGGGAACGCTCAACGACATCGCTGAAATCGCCGCCTTGTGTCGCCAACGCGGAGTCCACTTCCACACCGATGCGGCCCAGAGCGCGGGCAAGATTCCGCTCGACCTGTCGACGACACCGATCGATTTGCTGAGTCTGTCGGGACACAAAATCTACGGGCCCAAGGGCATCGGCATATTGTTCGTGCGGCATGGTTCTCCGCGGATCAAGCTGGAACCGCAACTCGATGGCGGTGGCCATGAGCGGCACCTGCGTAGCGGCACTTTGCCGGTTCCATTGATCGTCGGGCTGGGCGCAGCTTGTGAACTGTGCGGTGAAACGATGGTCGACGAAGCGGCGCGGCTGTTGGAATTGCGAGAGCGATTGTGGACGGGATTGCAAGACCGCCTCGACGGGCTCACCTTAAACGGTCATCCACAAAAACGCTTGCCGGGCAATCTCAATGTAAGCTTCGACGCCGTGGAGGGTGATGCGCTGATGAATAGCATGCGGGATATCGCCGTCAGTTCCGGATCGGCCTGCACGTCCGCCGACCCGCAACCGAGCCACGTCTTGAGGGCGATGGGAGTCAGCGACGCACTCACGCGCGCCAGTTTGCGATTTGGTTTGGGACGATTCAATACGACCGTAGAAATCGACCGTGCCCTTGAGGTTGTCGTTACGGCAGTCCGTGGACTGCGCGGATGACCGTCCGTTACGTTTTTCGCAGCACGAAGATGACGTCCTCGCTATGCCCCTTGACCTTGATGGGCGCGTTGATGTCGAGGTCGAAATCGAATGTCTCCAACAACTCCAGCTCCGGCACGCGGGTCAGAAGTTGGCGAAATTGGCGGGCTGTATACATTCGAAAAGGCATTTCGTCAACGAGCCGTAAGCGCCGTTTGGGGGTCGTGACGTCGAGCGTCATGCCGACCATTTCGACGCGTGCTTTGCTGTCGACCGACATGGTCCACAACCGCGATTGCACCCCAACATTTCCCCGCCGGGCGGCATAGCATTCGTCGTCGCAGATGCGATGATTCGTGGGGGTCAGGTGCAGGCCCAACAGATAAATGCCCCCCTTACGCAAGGCGCGGGCGATGCATTGCATATGCGCCGTGGCTGCATTTTCGTCGGGCAAATGCCGGAAACTGTTGATCAAATTGAAGGCAGCATCCGCTTTGCGGGGCAAGCGAAAATCGGCCATGTCCCCCACGACGGCGGTCGGTTCAAAACCCCGTCGCCCCAGTCGCCGATTACAAAACTCGACCGCCTTGGGATTCAGGTCGTTGCCGGAAACCTCGTAACCCGCCTGCGCCAGTTTGATCAACAACCGCCCGGTGCCGCACGCCGGTTCAAACACGCGCCGCACCGTGCCACTGGCATACTTGTCGAAACAAGCCTCAAGAAAGGCGATTTCCTTCCGCCAATCGGCCGCGAAGATGATGTCGTAATAGGTGGGATAGTCGTAGACCTTCCCATGAATAACTTCCGCCATAGTCACCCAACCTCATTCCATCCCTGAATTTTCGACTCCCGCTTCCGCCGCTTAATTGCGTTAAACCCCAGCCTTCTTCACCTGTTCCATTACCGGACGCAGCGCCGCTAACACCTTTTGCCGTGCGTCGCTGATCGGCCCCGGCAGTATCGTGCCGGCTGCTTGTTGGTGCCCGCCACCACCAAATTGTTCCGCCACAGCTGCCACGTTGATTCCAACACGACTACGAAAACTGCATTTCACCTGCCGGTTACTTTGTTCGATTAAAATGAACGCAGCCTGTGACCCAGCAATCCGCATGCACTCATTCACCAGATCTTCCGTATCGGGGGGGACGGCGCCGGTCTCCGCATAGTCGTCCCAGCGGATGTAGGTATGCGTCAGGAGCCCATCGAATTCCGGCGTAATCCGTTGCAGCGACCGCCCCGCCAAACGCATGCGGGCTAGGGAATACTGTTCATAAAGTTGTTCATACAGCGCAGCGGGGTTTGCTCCCAATTCCATGAGTGCGGCACCGACGCGCATCGTGTTTACCGTTGTTGAGGGAAAACGAAACCAACCCGTATCGGTCACCATTGCGCAATATAAGGCCGTCGCAGCAATCGCATCGACTGTGTACCCCAAGGCGACCGCTAATTCGTAAACCATTTCACCCGTCGCGGCGGCAGCGGTGTTTTTGAACACGATCGCGCCCAAATCGTCGCTGCTCACATGGTGATCGATGACCACCTTGACGGCTGAGGTCTTGCCCAGGATTTTGCCCATATCCTGCAACTGGCCCCAGGCACTGGTATCGAGAATGATGTGCACATCGGTA
Coding sequences within it:
- a CDS encoding NADH:ubiquinone reductase (Na(+)-transporting) subunit D; the encoded protein is MASKTKDILFDPLFKKNPIGKLVLGICSALAVTTNLKTTVTMCLAVIFVTACSNTAVSMIRNYIPSAIRIIVQMTIIASLVIVVDQFLQAYAYGTSKALSVFVGLIITNCIVMGRAEGFAMSHTPWTSFLDGVGNGLGYSVILLFVGAFRELFGSGSLFGYTILAKTTDGGWYPANGLMLLSPSAFFLIGLFIWAVRTWDPSQNEEA
- a CDS encoding Na(+)-translocating NADH-quinone reductase subunit C codes for the protein MQRNSFVFTFLVATVLCVVCSAIVSTAAVILQPRQERNKELDRKSNILRVAGLLGADEASDGAKIDELFKQIETKIVNLETGEYVTDIDVDSFDQRDAADDPEQSVPIPPEEDVASLKRREKLSAVYLLNQDGKLKTLILPVYTKGLWSTMYGFLAFEGDLRTVQGLGFYQHGETPGLGGEVDNPKWKEQWEGKLAYDDDGHIALHLIKGTVDPSSPEAAFQIDGLSGATITSRGVTNLIDYWLGPDGFGPYLEKMKSGGGNDGK
- a CDS encoding NADH:ubiquinone reductase (Na(+)-transporting) subunit B gives rise to the protein MKPLRRFLDRLHPLFDKGGKFEKWFPLYEAADTFLYTPGEITHGRTHVRDGMDLKRMLGTVAFALVPCMLMAMYNTGYQANAYMMDQGIESTAGWRGSVIDALGVGYHPENIVADFVHGALYFLPVLIVCFAVGGFWEMLFATIRKHEINEGFLVTGILFPLTLPPTIPLWQVAVGITFAVIFAKEVFGGTGKNFLNPALAARAFLYFAYATDMTGSTIWTAVDGFSGATPLGVVQTDGMQALNVSWSSAFLGTMQGSMGETSVLCCLIGAAILIATGVGSWRIMVSVLVSSLVFSALLWAFAGEDPTNKMLTMPPHWHLVVGGLAFGLVFMATDPVSASMTEMGKYFYGALIGFMTILIRVLNPAFPEGIMLAILFGNVFAPLIDFCVVQLTIKRRALRHAA
- a CDS encoding Na(+)-translocating NADH-quinone reductase subunit A, which gives rise to MIRIKKGLNLPISGDPVQEVQSGPVVRSVALIGDDYVGMKPTMHVEEGDSVKVGQVLFSDKKTEGVQYTSPGCGKVVALNRGEKRVFQSLVIELSGDDHVEFASYSDGDIAGLSREKVIENLLASGLWTALRTRPYSKVPSPQSVPHAIFVNAMDTNPLAADPVVALQGQEGDFRHGLALVEKLTDGKVFLSKSPGSAIPTDGVSGVEVTEFRGPHPAGLVGTHIHMLDPVNPQKTVWHLGYQDVAAIGKLFVTGRLPLERVISLAGPAVKQPRLLRTRLGANLTDLTAGELVDGENRVISGSVLNGRAAQEPFDYLGRFHLQVSALPEGNQREFLGWQKPGFDKFSIKNVFASAMDRSKKFAFSTSTEGSKRAMIPIGMYEEVLPLDTEPTFLLRALIVGDTDQAQALGCLELDEEDVALCTFVCPGKYDYGPILRENLTQIEKFG
- a CDS encoding peptidyl-alpha-hydroxyglycine alpha-amidating lyase family protein is translated as MNLYRSTLKAAAAFAIFACISSQTVADEPQIDFTAVLDAIEVPDDIELGKCSGVGVDKQGRIFLLHRGKRPVLSFDKSGKFLRAFGDDYVATGHGLKVDQQGHVWVTCTEHHMVYKFNGDGKLLFALGQIDKPGTGSDPPQFDQPTDVAIGPQGEIYVADGYGNSRMVKFSPEGKFLATWGQAGEQPGQFHAPHQVVVDSDGQVIVADRDNNRLQVFDGNGKFLKAYPVKTAFGVALNTYGVLFACSGDKVHQLDKSGSVVKSWGQEGSGPLEFGIGHQIAIDQAGNLYVAEVGGKRLQKLQRHGR
- a CDS encoding cysteine desulfurase family protein, with the protein product MTATPIYLDNHATTRVDPRVLDAMLPYFSEIYGNAASISHRFGWDAGDAVEAARGKIAELFHTDARNVIFTSGATEANNLALKGVLHAAVPGSHLITAAAEHKAVLDPAKRLSRSGYEVTVLPVDQHGMVDPQQIAESLRPNTVLVSIMSANNEVGTLNDIAEIAALCRQRGVHFHTDAAQSAGKIPLDLSTTPIDLLSLSGHKIYGPKGIGILFVRHGSPRIKLEPQLDGGGHERHLRSGTLPVPLIVGLGAACELCGETMVDEAARLLELRERLWTGLQDRLDGLTLNGHPQKRLPGNLNVSFDAVEGDALMNSMRDIAVSSGSACTSADPQPSHVLRAMGVSDALTRASLRFGLGRFNTTVEIDRALEVVVTAVRGLRG
- a CDS encoding class I SAM-dependent methyltransferase — translated: MAEVIHGKVYDYPTYYDIIFAADWRKEIAFLEACFDKYASGTVRRVFEPACGTGRLLIKLAQAGYEVSGNDLNPKAVEFCNRRLGRRGFEPTAVVGDMADFRLPRKADAAFNLINSFRHLPDENAATAHMQCIARALRKGGIYLLGLHLTPTNHRICDDECYAARRGNVGVQSRLWTMSVDSKARVEMVGMTLDVTTPKRRLRLVDEMPFRMYTARQFRQLLTRVPELELLETFDFDLDINAPIKVKGHSEDVIFVLRKT
- a CDS encoding DHH family phosphoesterase, with the translated sequence MTIDWEPLGKIINDHQRFVLTSHVRPDADALGSEIGMARILVALGKQVKIVNQSPTPPRLGFIDTEGWICQLGKAATAEEALDTDVHIILDTSAWGQLQDMGKILGKTSAVKVVIDHHVSSDDLGAIVFKNTAAAATGEMVYELAVALGYTVDAIAATALYCAMVTDTGWFRFPSTTVNTMRVGAALMELGANPAALYEQLYEQYSLARMRLAGRSLQRITPEFDGLLTHTYIRWDDYAETGAVPPDTEDLVNECMRIAGSQAAFILIEQSNRQVKCSFRSRVGINVAAVAEQFGGGGHQQAAGTILPGPISDARQKVLAALRPVMEQVKKAGV